A window of the Lagenorhynchus albirostris chromosome 1, mLagAlb1.1, whole genome shotgun sequence genome harbors these coding sequences:
- the LINGO1 gene encoding leucine-rich repeat and immunoglobulin-like domain-containing nogo receptor-interacting protein 1 isoform X1, translating into MQVSERMLAGGVRSMPSPLLACWQPILLLVLGSVLSGSATGCPPRCECSAQDRAVLCHRKRFVAVPEGIPTETRLLDLGKNRIKTLNQDEFASFPHLEELELNENIVSAVEPGAFNNLFNLRTLGLRSNRLKLIPLGVFTGLSNLTKLDISENKIVILLDYMFQDLYNLKSLEVGDNDLVYISHRAFSGLNSLEQLTLEKCNLTSIPTEALSHLHGLIVLRLRHLNINAIRDYSFKRLYRLKVLEISHWPYLDTMTPNCLYGLNLTSLSITHCNLTAVPYLAVRHLVYLRFLNLSYNPINTIEGSMLHELLRLQEIQLVGGQLAVVEPYAFRGLNYLRVLNVSGNQLTTLEESAFHSVGNLETLILDSNPLACDCRLLWVFRRRWRLNFNRQQPTCATPEFVQGKEFKDFPDVLLPNYFTCRRARIRDRKAQQVFVDEGHTVQFVCRADGDPPPAILWLSPRKHLVSAKSNGRLTVFPDGTLEVRYAQVQDNGTYLCIAANAGGNDSMPAHLHVRSYSPDWPHQPNKTFAFISNQPGEGEANSTRATVPFPFDIKTLIIATTMGFISFLGVVLFCLVLLFLWSRGKGNTKHNIEIEYVPRKSDAGISSADAPRKFNMKMI; encoded by the exons ATGCAG GTGAGCGAGAGGATGCTGGCGGGGGGCGTGAGGAGCATGCCCAGCCCCCTCCTGGCCTGCTGGCAGCCCATCCTCCTGCTGGTGCTGGGCTCGGTGCTGTCAGGCTCAGCCACAGGCTGCCCGCCCCGCTGCGAGTGCTCCGCCCAGGACCGCGCAGTGCTCTGCCACCGCAAGCGCTTTGTGGCGGTGCCTGAGGGCATCCCCACTGAGACCCGCCTGCTGGACCTGGGCAAGAACCGCATCAAAACGCTCAACCAGGACGAGTTTGCCAGCTTCCCGCACCTGGAGGAGCTGGAGCTCAATGAGAACATCGTGAGCGCCGTGGAGCCTGGTGCCTTCAACAACCTCTTCAACCTCCGGACGCTGGGGCTCCGCAGCAACCGCCTGAAGCTCATCCCCCTGGGCGTCTTCACCGGCCTCAGTAACCTGACCAAGCTGGACATCAGCGAGAACAAGATCGTCATCCTGCTGGACTACATGTTCCAGGACCTGTACAACCTCAAGTCACTGGAAGTCGGCGACAACGACCTCGTCTACATCTCCCACCGAGCCTTCAGCGGCCTCAACAGCCTGGAGCAGCTGACGCTGGAGAAATGCAACCTGACCTCCATCCCCACCGAGGCGCTGTCCCACCTGCACGGTCTCATTGTCCTGCGGCTCCGGCACCTCAACATCAATGCCATCCGGGACTATTCCTTCAAGAGGTTGTACCGGCTCAAGGTCTTGGAGATCTCTCACTGGCCCTACTTGGACACCATGACTCCCAACTGTCTCTACGGCCTCAACCTGACGTCCCTGTCTATCACGCACTGCAACCTGACTGCTGTGCCCTACCTGGCGGTGCGCCACCTGGTCTATCTCCGCTTCCTCAACCTCTCCTACAACCCCATCAACACCATTGAGGGCTCCATGTTGCATGAGCTGCTAAGGCTGCAGGAGATCCAGCTGGTGGGTGGGCAGCTGGCCGTGGTGGAGCCCTATGCCTTCCGCGGCCTCAACTACCTGCGCGTGCTCAATGTCTCCGGCAACCAGCTGACCACACTGGAGGAGTCGGCCTTCCACTCGGTGGGCAACCTGGAGACGCTCATCCTGGACTCCAACCCACTGGCCTGCGACTGCCGGCTCCTGTGGGTGTTCCGGCGCCGCTGGCGGCTCAACTTCAACCGGCAGCAGCCCACGTGTGCCACGCCCGAGTTCGTCCAGGGCAAGGAGttcaaggacttccctgatgtGCTCCTGCCCAACTACTTCACCTGCCGCCGTGCCCGCATCCGGGACCGCAAGGCCCAGCAGGTGTTTGTAGATGAGGGCCACACAGTGCAGTTCGTGTGCCGGGCAGATGGCGACCCGCCGCCCGCCATCCTCTGGCTCTCGCCCCGCAAGCACCTGGTCTCGGCCAAGAGCAACGGGCGGCTCACGGTCTTCCCCGATGGCACGCTGGAGGTGCGCTACGCCCAGGTACAGGACAACGGCACTTACCTGTGCATCGCGGCCAACGCGGGCGGCAACGATTCCATGCCTGCCCACCTGCACGTGCGCAGCTACTCGCCCGACTGGCCCCATCAGCCCAACAAGACCTTCGCCTTCATCTCCAACCAGCCGGGCGAGGGAGAGGCCAACAGCACCCGCGCCACCGTGCCTTTCCCCTTCGACATCAAGACCCTCATCATCGCCACCACCATGGGCTTTATCTCTTTCTTGGGTGTCGTCCTCTTCTGTCTGGTGCTGCTGTTTCTCTGGAGCCGGGGCAAGGGCAACACCAAGCACAACATCGAGATTGAGTATGTGCCCCGCAAGTCGGACGCAGGCATCAGCTCCGCCGACGCACCTCGCAAGTTCAATATGAAGATGATAtga
- the LINGO1 gene encoding leucine-rich repeat and immunoglobulin-like domain-containing nogo receptor-interacting protein 1 isoform X2: MLAGGVRSMPSPLLACWQPILLLVLGSVLSGSATGCPPRCECSAQDRAVLCHRKRFVAVPEGIPTETRLLDLGKNRIKTLNQDEFASFPHLEELELNENIVSAVEPGAFNNLFNLRTLGLRSNRLKLIPLGVFTGLSNLTKLDISENKIVILLDYMFQDLYNLKSLEVGDNDLVYISHRAFSGLNSLEQLTLEKCNLTSIPTEALSHLHGLIVLRLRHLNINAIRDYSFKRLYRLKVLEISHWPYLDTMTPNCLYGLNLTSLSITHCNLTAVPYLAVRHLVYLRFLNLSYNPINTIEGSMLHELLRLQEIQLVGGQLAVVEPYAFRGLNYLRVLNVSGNQLTTLEESAFHSVGNLETLILDSNPLACDCRLLWVFRRRWRLNFNRQQPTCATPEFVQGKEFKDFPDVLLPNYFTCRRARIRDRKAQQVFVDEGHTVQFVCRADGDPPPAILWLSPRKHLVSAKSNGRLTVFPDGTLEVRYAQVQDNGTYLCIAANAGGNDSMPAHLHVRSYSPDWPHQPNKTFAFISNQPGEGEANSTRATVPFPFDIKTLIIATTMGFISFLGVVLFCLVLLFLWSRGKGNTKHNIEIEYVPRKSDAGISSADAPRKFNMKMI; the protein is encoded by the coding sequence ATGCTGGCGGGGGGCGTGAGGAGCATGCCCAGCCCCCTCCTGGCCTGCTGGCAGCCCATCCTCCTGCTGGTGCTGGGCTCGGTGCTGTCAGGCTCAGCCACAGGCTGCCCGCCCCGCTGCGAGTGCTCCGCCCAGGACCGCGCAGTGCTCTGCCACCGCAAGCGCTTTGTGGCGGTGCCTGAGGGCATCCCCACTGAGACCCGCCTGCTGGACCTGGGCAAGAACCGCATCAAAACGCTCAACCAGGACGAGTTTGCCAGCTTCCCGCACCTGGAGGAGCTGGAGCTCAATGAGAACATCGTGAGCGCCGTGGAGCCTGGTGCCTTCAACAACCTCTTCAACCTCCGGACGCTGGGGCTCCGCAGCAACCGCCTGAAGCTCATCCCCCTGGGCGTCTTCACCGGCCTCAGTAACCTGACCAAGCTGGACATCAGCGAGAACAAGATCGTCATCCTGCTGGACTACATGTTCCAGGACCTGTACAACCTCAAGTCACTGGAAGTCGGCGACAACGACCTCGTCTACATCTCCCACCGAGCCTTCAGCGGCCTCAACAGCCTGGAGCAGCTGACGCTGGAGAAATGCAACCTGACCTCCATCCCCACCGAGGCGCTGTCCCACCTGCACGGTCTCATTGTCCTGCGGCTCCGGCACCTCAACATCAATGCCATCCGGGACTATTCCTTCAAGAGGTTGTACCGGCTCAAGGTCTTGGAGATCTCTCACTGGCCCTACTTGGACACCATGACTCCCAACTGTCTCTACGGCCTCAACCTGACGTCCCTGTCTATCACGCACTGCAACCTGACTGCTGTGCCCTACCTGGCGGTGCGCCACCTGGTCTATCTCCGCTTCCTCAACCTCTCCTACAACCCCATCAACACCATTGAGGGCTCCATGTTGCATGAGCTGCTAAGGCTGCAGGAGATCCAGCTGGTGGGTGGGCAGCTGGCCGTGGTGGAGCCCTATGCCTTCCGCGGCCTCAACTACCTGCGCGTGCTCAATGTCTCCGGCAACCAGCTGACCACACTGGAGGAGTCGGCCTTCCACTCGGTGGGCAACCTGGAGACGCTCATCCTGGACTCCAACCCACTGGCCTGCGACTGCCGGCTCCTGTGGGTGTTCCGGCGCCGCTGGCGGCTCAACTTCAACCGGCAGCAGCCCACGTGTGCCACGCCCGAGTTCGTCCAGGGCAAGGAGttcaaggacttccctgatgtGCTCCTGCCCAACTACTTCACCTGCCGCCGTGCCCGCATCCGGGACCGCAAGGCCCAGCAGGTGTTTGTAGATGAGGGCCACACAGTGCAGTTCGTGTGCCGGGCAGATGGCGACCCGCCGCCCGCCATCCTCTGGCTCTCGCCCCGCAAGCACCTGGTCTCGGCCAAGAGCAACGGGCGGCTCACGGTCTTCCCCGATGGCACGCTGGAGGTGCGCTACGCCCAGGTACAGGACAACGGCACTTACCTGTGCATCGCGGCCAACGCGGGCGGCAACGATTCCATGCCTGCCCACCTGCACGTGCGCAGCTACTCGCCCGACTGGCCCCATCAGCCCAACAAGACCTTCGCCTTCATCTCCAACCAGCCGGGCGAGGGAGAGGCCAACAGCACCCGCGCCACCGTGCCTTTCCCCTTCGACATCAAGACCCTCATCATCGCCACCACCATGGGCTTTATCTCTTTCTTGGGTGTCGTCCTCTTCTGTCTGGTGCTGCTGTTTCTCTGGAGCCGGGGCAAGGGCAACACCAAGCACAACATCGAGATTGAGTATGTGCCCCGCAAGTCGGACGCAGGCATCAGCTCCGCCGACGCACCTCGCAAGTTCAATATGAAGATGATAtga